The Nitrospirota bacterium genome includes the window GATTCCATAACGCTTACTGCTGCATCCCACGCTGCTTCAATGCGTCAGAGCCCATGACCGGAATCGAACCGGTGACCTCTTCCTTACCAAGGAAGTGCTCTGCCGACTGAGCTACATGGGCGTCTCACTAAATGCGTTATAGCGTGCAGCGTTGTGCGTTATAGCGCGAGTTGAAAAAAATTCCTTTTGCCATAACGCGATGAACGCTATAACACGATAAACGCCGTAACGTTGTACGGTCTCAAAAGCGGGAAACGGGATTCGAACCCGCGACCCTCAGCTTGGAAGGCTGACGCTCTACCACTGAGCTACTCCCGCAAGAACTGATATTATAAAACAAAAACAGCACTTTATGCCAGGGCACTACTGAGAGCGCCCTGCAGGGGCCGCCCTTCCGCACTGCGAGCGCATGGTGGAGAGGGGAGGATTCGAACCTCCGAAGGCGGAGCCGGCAGATTTACAGTCTGCTCCCTTTGGCCACTCGGGAACCTCTCCGATTCATGCGTACAGCGATATAGCGTTCATCGCGTTATGGCCAAAAGGAACTCCCTCTCCCTCACGCTATACCGGCGCCCGCTGTACCGTTTCTTTGCTAGAACGCGATGAACGCTATCCCGCACAACGCGTCTTATGGAGCCACCGAAGGGATTCGAACCCCCGACCTGATGATTACAAATCAACTGCTCTACCAACTGAGCTACGGTGGCGGTAACTTATTAATATAGGGAAACTATTATAAAAATGTCAACCTGTTTTTTCAATACGGCGCGGCGGGCCGCTCCCTTCTCTCCTGCCCGTTCGGCAGGCCGGCACGGCTTGCGGTGCAGCAGCGCTGCTCGGCAAGAGAATCCGTAGACATCGAGCGGCCATACACGATCGTAGTTATTATTCAATTATAACAACCGACCCGTAATCCAGCAATTAAATTGACTTTTCACCCATTATCTAGTAAGCTAAACAGTTACGGGGCGTAGCGCAGTTTGGCTAGCGCACCTGCCTTGGGAGCAGGGGGTCGGAGGTTCGAATCCTCTCGCCCCGACCAGTCCCGTAATGCGTAACGCGTGACGCGTAATGAGTATATATTTGCCCTTCAGCAAGGGTATTCTTGCCGCAGTCTCCAGCTCGTTACTGATTGCGCATCACGGATTACGAATCTGCGCCTGTAGCTCAGTCGGATAGAGCAACTGCCTTCTAAGCAGTGGGCCAGGGGTTCGAATCCCTTCAGGCGCGTTGGAAAATTGTGCAGCGTACAGCGTTGTGCGCTATGGCGTGCGATGAAGAAAACTGTTTTTCGTCATGACGAGACAAACGCTATAACGGCTTTTGCCATAACGCGATAAACGCTATAACGCTGTACGCATGATGGTGGGCGTAGCTCAATGGCAGAGCACTGGACTGTGGCTCCAGGTGTTGCGGGTTCGAGCCCCGTCGTCCACCCCAAAATTAAATCCGAAATTCTAAATCCTGAAAAGGTGGCAGGAACTCCGGATTCCTGACTCCTGAGCGGTTTAACACTCGGTATTTGGTGCTTCGGATTTGCTGTTACAGATGCGCCTGTAGCTCAGATGGATAGAGCATCAGCCTCCGGAGCTGAGGGTCGGAGGTTCGAATCCTCTCAGGCGCGCTCTTCTTTTCACGATGCGTAATGCGTAATCGGTAAAGCTGCTCTCGCTTGCACACTTCTGGATACTCTTCTAACCGGCCTTTTTCTCGTTACGGATCACGCATTACGGGTTGCGGTCGTTTACACGTTCTCCAGCATGTGCCCCAGCTTCTTCTTCTTCGTCTGCAGGTAGACGATGTTCTTGTCATGCGGCGAGCACTCCACCGGGACCCTCTCGACCACTTTCAGTCCGTACCCCTCGAGCCCTATGATCTTCTTCGGGTTGTTCGTCAGCAGCCGCATCTTCCGGATGCCGAGGTCCACGAGGATCTGGGCGCCGATGCCGTAGTCCCTGAGGTCGGGCTTGAAGCCGAGCTTGAGGTTTGCCTCGACCGTATCGAGTCCCTTGTCCTGGAGCTCGTACGCCCTGAGCTTGTTGGCGAGGCCGATGCCCCTGCCCTCCTGGCGCATATAGAGGATCACGCCCTTTCCCTCGTGCTTCATGACCTCCATCGCCTTGTGGAGCTGGTCGCCGCAGTCGCAGCGCTTCGAGCCGAAGACGTCGCCGGTCAGGCACTCGGAGTGGACCCTCACCAGCACCTTGTCCTCCGGAGAAATATCTCCCTTTACGAGGGCTATATGCACGTTGGCGTCGAAATCGTTCGCATAGGCGACCGCCTTGAACTCGCCGCCGTACTTCGTAGGCATCTGGACCTCAGCCACCCGCCGGACAAACCGTTCCGTCCGCATCCGGTACTGGATGAGGTCCTTGACCGTAATGATCTTCATCGTGTGCTTCTTCGCAAACTCCATCAGCTGGGGCACCCGCGCCATGGTGCCGTCGTCGTTCATGATCTCGCAGATCACTCCCGCCGGGGTGAGCCCGGCGAGCCGCGCGAGGTCGACGGACCCCTCGGTCTGTCCGGCGCGCTGCAGAACCCCTCCGGGCTTCGCGCGCAGCGGGAAGACATGGCCCGGTCGCGCTATATCCTCGGCGCCCGACTTCGGGTTGATGGCAGTCAGGATCGTTATCGCCCTGTCCTGGGCGGAGATGCCGGTGGTGACGCCTTTCTTGGCCTCTATCGAGACGGTGAAGGCGGTGCCGAACGATGAGGTGTTGTCATCGGTCATCATGGGAAGCTTCAGCTCCTCGACACGCTGCGGCGTCAGGGACAGGCAGATGAGACCCCTGCCGTACTTTGCCATGAAATTGATCGCTTCGGGCGTCACCTTTTCCGCCGCCATGCAGAGGTCCCCCTCGTTCTCCCGGTCCTCGTCATCGACGAGAATGACCATCCTGCCTTTGGCGATATCGTCCAAGGCCTCTTCTATGGTATTGAATCTATGCTTCTCCATGTACGACCTCCTGGGCGCTCTCTGATCACTCTGCGCACGGTGCGGGCCATACCGCACGGTAATGCACTCCTCAGTATAGCAAAATCAGGCAGTTCCTTTCCATTTCACCGCACGTCCCTGTCGAGCAATTCTGATATAATAGTTGAAATTTCCGGTCGTCGTGCAGAAGCGCGAGACCGCGGGACCCGTAGGCCATGAGCCATAAGGAGGAAGCCCCGATGAGACCGGGCCGTGCAGGGGAGCAGCCGCTCCGGCGGGCAGCGCGATGAGGAACCGCCGGGCAGTTACCGGCATTGCCCTCGGCATAACAGTGCTCATGGTCATCCTGAGCATCCTCAAGCCGGCTCCGCTCGAGCTCCTCGAAAACAAGCTCCTCGATGCACGCTTCAGGCTGCGCCCCTCCCTTGTCCACAGCGATGCCGTCGTCATTGCCGCCATCGATGAAAAGAGCATCGCCAGGCTCGGCAGATGGCCGTGGGACCGAGCTCTACTGGCCCGGCTCGTACGGCAGCTCGACTGGTCGGGGGCTGCGGTCATCGTATCCGATGTCCTTCTGAGCGAGCCGGAGCAGAACGACCCCCTGCTCGCAGAGGCGATGAGTGAGGCGGGGAATGTACTGCTCCCTGTCGCGTTCGACTTTCACCGGGATTCGCCCTCCCCTGCAGGGGAACGCCTCGCCTCCTCGTCGATCTCCGTTGCCGGCCGGGAGCTCTTCGCTGCATCCTCCCCGATTTCCGCAAAGGGGGTCCTCATGCCGGTTCGCGAGCTGAGCGGGGAGGCTGCGGGGCTGGGGCACATCACCATAGTGCCGGACGATGACGGCGCCGTACGGTGGGAGCTCATGGCTGTCGAATATAACGGGGGACTCTATCCTTCAATCGACCTGTCGGCCGCAGCCTTCTACCTCGGCATCCCTCCGGAGCGTATCGTTGTCGAGGCGACAAAAGGGGTTCGCCTCGGGGACCGTTACATCCCGACCGATAGATGGGGCCGTACGCTTATCAACTACCATGCCCCGGCGCAGACGTTCCGCCGCATCTCGATAGTCGACATCCTGGACGGCGCCTCCGACCCGAAGCTCTTCCAGGACAGGATCGTCCTCATCGGCGCTACGGACGCAGTGGGTATTCATGACCTGAGGGCCACGCCTCTCGCCCCTGCCGCTCCCGGCGTCGAAAAGCATGCGAGCGTCATCGCCTCGATCATCGAGAACAAGTTCCTGCGGCAGACCTCTCTTCACCTTGATGCGGCGCTCATCCTTTTGAGCGGGCTGCTCCTCGCCCTTCTGCTCCCCCGTTTCCGGGCTGCGGCTGCAGCAGGCGCCGCTGCAGGGCTGCTCGCCGCCCTCCTCGCTTTTACCTACTATCTGTTCGCTTATAAAGGGCTCTGGACTCCCGTCGCCTATCCCTCGCTGAATGTGCTGCTCATATTCATAGGGGTCATTACCGGGAACTACGCCGCAGAGGAAAGGAGCGCCCGCAGGATACGCGCCCTCTTCTCGAGCTACGTGGCCGAGCGTGTCGTCGATGAGCTGATCAAGCATCCCGAAGCAGCCCGGGTGGGAGGGGAGCGGCGCGAAGTGACGGTGCTGTTTGCCGATCTGCGCGGCTTCACCGGCTTTGCCGAAAAGCGTCCGCCCGAGGAGGTGGTCGCGCTGCTCAACGAGCATTTCGGCGTGTTGACGAACGTCGTGCTCAAATGGGAGGGAACCCTCGACAAATTCGTCGGCGACGCCCTGCTCGCCTTCTGGGGGGCGCCCCTGCAGCAGCCGGACCATGCGGAGCGCGCCCTCCGGTGCGCCCTCGAGATGGCCGCAGCGCTCGAAGCGCTCAGGGAGAAGTGGAGAGCGGAAGGGAAGCCGCCGCTCGCCTGCGGCATCGGCATGAATACCGGAGAGGTGGTGGTAGGGAACATCGGCGCTGCAGAGAGGAAAATGGAGTATACGGTCATCGGAGACCATGTGAATCTCGCCTCGCGGGTGGAGTCATTGACCGGGAAGTATACTGCGCAGATCATCATTACCGAATTCACCCTGGCCAAGGTAAGGAGAGCTCTCGATGAGCAGCGTATCGCGCAGGTGACGGTCAAGGGCCTCGACCGGGTCATCGTAAAAGGCAGGGAACAGCCGGTAACCATTTACGAGGTCATTCATCACGAGCACGGGACGCCCTCACGGGTGATCGAATACGGGCAGGAGTTTACCGGCGCCCTGAGTGTATAGGAGAAGACGGACATGAAGATCAGAGTTCTCGGCTGCTCGGGAGCGGAGCTCCCGGGCCATAACCTCTCGGGCTTCCTGCTGGACGGTACGATCCTCTTTGATGCAGGCAGCGCCGCCGCCGCGCTCGACAGGAGGGGACAGTCGAAGATCGGGCATATCTTCATCACCCATGCGCACCTCGACCATATCAGGGGCATCCCGTTCCTCGCGGATAACATCACCATCGAAAGGAGGAGGCAGCAGGTCGCTGTCATCAGCATCCCCCCTGTTCTGCGGACCATAAGAAAGAATCTCCTCAATAACGCCTTGTGGCCCGATTTTTCGACCATCCCGGATCACGAGAGCGCGGTGCTGAGATACCTCCCTCTCACGGAGGGGCAGGCGGTCGCTGCCGGGGACTTCTCGATCACGCCGTACCGGGTACACCACTCGGTTCCGGCTGTCGGCTATCTCGTCGAGGACCGCGGGAAACGGCGCTTCTTTTACACCGGCGATACCGGCCCCACCCCTGCAACATGGAAGAAGCTCGGCGACCGTCCGCTGCACGGCCTGATTATCGAGGTCTCTTTCCCGAACCGGATGAGCGAGCTGGCGGTCACGACAGGCCACCTCTCCCCGCTCCTCCTCAAAGAGGAGCTCGGAAGGCTGCCGCACCTGCCCGAAACGATCTATATCACCCACCTGAAACCGCAGCTTGCAGGGACCATAAAGAAAGAGCTGGACAAGCTCAACCTGAGAAATCTCAGGCTGTTGAGAGAGGGGGAGACAATTACGTTATAGCGTTTATAGCGTACAGCGTTATAGCGTAAAAGACGATGCCTGCAACGCGACAGACGCTATAACGCGATGAACGCTGTACGCGATGAACGCGACAAACGCTGAACGCTATGAACGCTATAGACGCGATGAACGCGATGAACGCTAAATGAAGCCTGATCGTTTGAGCGCCGACATGAGCGAGGCATCCTTGCCGGTGTCGATCTGGAGGAACTTCGCCACGTACTTGGCGAGGATATCGGGCTCGAGGTTGACCGTTTCCCCGGTGCTCTTGATCCCGATGGTGGTCATCGATGCGGTATGGGGGATGATAACGACGGTGAAGGCGTCCTTCAGGACATCGACGACCGTCAGGCTGATCCCGTCAATGGCGACCGAGCCCTTTCCCACGAGATACCGCACAACATTCTCCGGCGCCTCGATCTCGACCCTCACCGCATTGCCGAGGGGAGTCTTCGAGCGGACCCGGCCTATGCCGTCGACATGGCCGGTAACAAAATGGCCGCCCAGTTTCGAATCGGGTTTGAGCGAAGGCTCGAGGTTGACGCGGTCTCCCCTCTTCAGGACGCCGAGGTTGGTGCTTTTGAGCGTCTCGTACGAGACATCGAAGGAGAGCACCTCCCTGTCGATGGTCACCACGGTGAGACAGACGCCGTTGATCGCGATGCTGTCGCCGATCGCGGCATCCTTCACCACCTCGCGGCCCCGTATCGACAGCCGGGCGCTGTCGTCCCTCCGGTCGAGGGCGACCACCTCTCCGAGCTCTATGATCAATCCGGTAAACATAAATACCGTTGTGCGTTTATCGCGTTCATCGCGTTGTGCGTTTATCGCGTTGCAGACATCGTCTTTTGCGCTATAAACGCTATAAACGCTATAAACGCTATAAACGCTAATGAACGAGCTGCCCGATCCGTCCGAACCGGGGGAAGCTCTTTATCTTATCCCAGGACCAGTAAATGATGAACGCCTTGCCCTTGAGCAGCTTCGTATCCACATAACCCCAGTACCGGCTGTCGTAGCTCTGGTCCCGGTTGTCTCCCATCACGAAGATCCTGCCCTTCGGCACGAGGTAGGGGCCGAAATTGTCCCGGGGCTCCATGCCGCCCATGCGCACCGAGGCATCGGTGTACTGCACGTAGGGCTCGACAACGCGCTTCCCGTTGACAAAAACCGCTTTGTTGCGCGCTTCGACGACGTCCCCCTCGACACCGACAACCCTTTTTATGAAATCCTTGCTGGGGTCTTCGGGATACTTGAAGACCACGATATCGCCCCGTTCGGGCTTTGCGAGGACCAGCACGCGGTTATCGGTGAACGGGATCGTGGTGCCGTAAATGAACTTGTTCACCAGGATGTGATCGCCGATCAGCAGCGTCGGTATCATGGAGCCCGACGGTATCTTGAAGGCCTGCACGACATAGGCCCTGATGATCAGCGCAAGAATGAGCGCCGTACCGATCGCCTTCGTATATTCCCAAAGTTTTTTCTGGTTCATTCCTCTCCTCACAGCGTTCATCGCGTTGTGCGTTTATCGCGTTGCAGACATCGTCTTTTGCGCTATAAACGCTATAACGCGATGAACGCTATAGCGCGATGAACGCGATGAACGCTGTACGCTATAACGGTAGTTACTCCTGCACCTTCAGCACCGAGAGGAAGGCCTCCTGGGGGATCTCGATCCTCCCGATCTGCTTCATCCGCTTCTTCCCCTCTTTCTGCTTTTCGAGGAGCTTCCTCTTCCTCGTGATGTCGCCGCCGTAGCACTTGGCGAGGACGTTCTTCCGCATCGCCTTGACGCTCTCCCGCGCGATGATCTTGCCGCCTATGGCAGCCTGAATGGCAATCTCGAAGAGCTGCCGGGGAATGACCTCGCGAAGCCGTTCCGCGATCTGCCTGCCTTTATAATACGCCCGGTCGGCATGCACGATCAACGAGAGGGCGTCGACCGGCTCGCCGTTGATCAGCAGGTCGAGCTTGACGAGCTTCGACTCCCGGTAGCCGATGAACTCGTAATCCATCGAGGCGTACCCCCGCGAGACGGACTTGAGCTTATCGTAGAAATCCCAGAGGATCTCGTTGAGCGGTATCTCGTAGGCGACCATGATGCGGTCCCTGCTGATGAACGAAAACTCCTTCTGCACCCCGCGTTTGTCCTGGCAGAGCTCGAGGATCTGGCCGACATAGGTCTGCGGCACGAAGACGGTCACTTTCACGTAGGGCTCTTCGATGGTCTCGAACCGGTCGGGAAGGCTGCTGGGGTTATCGACGGAGAGCACGCTGCCGTCCGCGGTCGTCACCCGGTAGACGACCGTCGGCGCGGTCGTGATCAGCGAGAGGCCGAACTCCCGCTCGAGCCGCTCCTTGATGATCTCCATGTGCAGGAGCCCCAGGAAGCCGCACCGGAACCCGAACCCCAGGGCGGACGATGTCTCGGGCTCGTAGCTGAAGGAGGCGTCGTTCAGCCGCAGCTTTTCGAGCGCGCCCTTCAGGTCCTCGTACTGGTGCGTCTCGACCGGATAGAGCCCGGAAAAGACCATCGGCTTTATTTCCTTGTACCCGGCCAGCGGCTTATCCGCGGGCCTGTTCGCATCGGTGATCGTATCGCCGATCTTCGTATCCCCCACGGTCTTTATGCCGGCAATGATATAGCCGACCTCGCCTGCGGTGAGCTCCGCCGCTTCCGTCATCTTCGGCGTAAAGACCCCCACCTTGGTGATCTCATACTCCTTGCCCGCTGCCATCAGGCGCATCTTCATGCCGGGGCGCACGACCCCTTCAAATATCCTCACCAGCACGACCACCCCCTGATAGTTGTCGAACCATGAATCGAAGATGAGCGCCTTGAGCGGCGCTTCGTCGCTCCCCCGGGGCGGAGGGACCTTCTTGACGATCGCCTCGAGGATCTCCCTGGTGCCGATGCCCTCCTTCGCGCTGGCGAGCACCGCCTCCGAGCAGTCGATGCCGATCGCCTCTTCGATCTGCTCCTTCACCCGCTCCGGCTCGGCGCCCGGCAGGTCTATCTTGTTGATGACCGGGATGATTTCGTGGTTGTGCTCGACCGCGAGATAGGTGTTGGCGAGGGTCTGCGCCTCGACCCCCTGGGTTGCATCGACGACGAGGAGGCTCCCTTCGCAGGACGCGAGGCTCCGCGAGACCTCGTACGAGAAGTCCACATGGCCCGGCGTATCGATGAGGTTCAGGATGTACGGGGTCCCGTCCTCGGCCGTGTAGGAGAGCCGCACCGCATGGGCCTTGATCGTGATCCCCCGCTCCCGCTCCAGGTCCATTGAATCGAGCACCTGGGCCATCATCTCGCGGGAGCTCAGGGCCCCCGTATACTCGAGGAGCCGGTCGGCCAGGGTCGACTTCCCGTGGTCGATATGGGCGATTATGGAAAAATTCCTTATGTTCTTCGACATACCGTGTTTCCTCTTCCGTCACTCACCGCACTGCAGAAAGCCGGCGCGCCGCGGCCGGCAGCAGCCGGACCCTGCCACGCTGCCAAGACCTGCCGGAACCTGCCAAAGCCTGGAATGGATAGGATAACGGCAGAGGCAGGGAAGAAGCAAGGCACCGCCGGCTGCGGCTGGCGGCAGACGCTCACCGGTCGCTCTTGCACGCCTCGAAAGCGAGATGTGATGCGCCGATCATGCCGGCATCGTCGCTCTGGGAGGAGGGGATGATTTTTACTCTGCTGTACAGCTCCTTGAAGGCCCGTCGGGAGGCCTCCTGGACCGCGGCTTCGCCGTAGATGTTCCAGGCGCCGGTGAGCCCGCCGGTGAGGATGATCGCATCGGGGCTCAGGAGGTTGATCATATTCGCGATGCCGATGCCGAGGCTCTTTCCCGCATCCCTGAGGACCGTCCGGGCAAGGACGTCGCCGTCGAGCGCCGCCTTGTAAACATCCTCGGCCTTTATCTTATAAAAATTACCGTTATGATAGTCCTTCAGGAGACTGCTCTTGCCCTTTTCTATTTCGGCGATGGCGTGGTTGATCACCGCCGTGGCCGACGCATAGAGCTCGAGACAGCCCACGTTGCCGCAGGGACACTGCTGCCCCCCGGCGCTGATGCTCATGTGGCCTACCTCCGCGGCGACCGGCAGGAGCTTGTCCTGGATAACGATGCCGCCGCCGATCCCGGTGCCGAGCGTCAGCACGACGAAGCTTCTGAAGTCCTTTCCCGCTCCGACGAGCTTTTCGCCATAGGCTGCGGCATTCGCGTCGTTCTCGATGACGACACAGGTCTTGTACCATTTCCTGATTTCAGCCGCGATAGGGATATTGTCGAGCTTCTGGATGTTGGGGGAGCGCAGCACCACGCCGTTCTCCCGGTCCACGACCCCTGCAACCGCAACACCGATACCGCACACCTCCCTCGCATGCGGCACATAGACCGACTCTAAGAGCTTGTGCACCACCGCAACGGGATCTTTCCCCGTCGCCGCTTTCGCCTTTTCGACGACCTCGCCGTTGAGGGTGATGAGGGCTGCCCTGATATTGGTACCGCCAATATCGATACCTGCAACATATTTTTTTGCCATGGATTCTCTCTTGCCGGCGCTGCAAAGACATCTGGGGTTTCAATGAATTGTCCCGAGAGGGAGTTCCTTTTAAAAAACAATATTTATATTACCATATTTACGGTTGCTGCGCAATTTGCCGGCTCCCTCGAAAAGACCTTTCACGCTCACCTGGCTGGCAGTGCCGGGGGGGAGTGCCGGTTTTGAGGGGAATTATTCTTCGTTTACTCCAGAGCAGAGGGTGTTGAACTCGATCCTCGTAAATGCACCCGCAACGGTGGTTCGCCCCAAAGGCTCCGCCTTTATGGGCTGCACCAGAGCCAGGAATTCCCCTCAAAACCGGCACTCCCCCCCGGCACTCCACACCCAATCCATCCCGCCCGGCGTCCCGCCGCGTCCGGATAGTCTGTTATAATTAACGATGAACCTTTATCTGATAGACGGGAGCTCCTATTTCTACCGCGCCTACCACGCCATCAAGCGGCTGAGCACCTCCAAAGGGTTCCCGACCAACGCCATTTACGGCTTCACCAGCATGATCCTGAAGATCATCAGGGACAAGAAGCCGGACGGCCTGGCGATCGTCTTCGACTCTCCCCTTCCCACCGAACGCCACCGGCTCTATGAGCAGTACAAGGCCCACCGGCCCGAGATGCCCGACGATCTCGCGCTCCAGATCCCGCCGATCAAGGAGATCATCACGGCCTTCCGCATCCCCTCGATCGAGGCCCCCGGCTGCGAAGCGGACGACCTCATCGGCGCCGCGGCCAAAAAGGCGGCACGACAGGGAGCGAAGGTCTTTATCGTGAGCGGCGACAAGGACATGATGCAGCTCGTGGACAAGGCGATCGTGATGTATGATCCCATGAAAGACCTGCTCATCGACGAGGCTGCGGTGAAGGAGCGGTTCGGCATGGAGCCGGAGAGGATAGTCGAGGTCATGGCCCTGACCGGCGATGCCGTGGATAACATACCGGGCGTGAAAGGCATAGGCGAAAAGACCGCGAAGGACCTCCTCGCCGAAGCGGGAGGACTCGAGGAGCTCCTCGCCCATCCCGAGAGGATAAAGAACGAACGCCACCGGAAGATGATCATGGAGAATATCGATACCATCCGGTTGAGCAAGACCCTCGCGACGATAGATATTCGCCTCCCGGTCGAGATCGATCCCGGCGACCTGGTGCTTGCCGAGCCCGACTGGCCGGCGCTCCTCCGCTACTTTACGGAGTTCGAGCTCAAGAGCTTCATGAAGCTCGTCCCTGCCCGGGGATATGCGCAGCGGGGGAGTTACATCACCCTGACCCGCAGGGAGCAGCTCTGCGAGTTCCTGGGCCTGGGGAGCAGGGGATGAAGCAGCACTCGCTCTTCGGGGCCGATGCCCCCCAGGAACACAACGTAAAGGGACCCGAACGCTGCAGCCAGGATAGCGCCCCCGTCTCCGGCTCCCCGGTTCGCCTCCTCTCCTTCGATATCGAGTCGACAGGCCGGGACCCTCTCGCCGACATTCCCGTGGGCATCGCGCTCTGCAAGGAACCGGGCGTCGCCTACTACGTGCCCCTGCGCCACACCTCGGGGCCCAATATCGAGGGCGCCCTCTCCCTGCTGAAAGATATCCTCGAGGACCCCGCTGTCCCGAAGGTCGGTCACAACCTGAAATATGACATCCTGATACTCCGCCGCGAAGGGATAAAGGTCAGGGGCTTTCTCTACGACACCATGGTGGCATCGTACCTGCTGAACCCCAACAAACCGGGCCACAGCCTCGAAGAGGTTTCGGTCGAGCATCTCATGCACAAGAAGAGGGCCTTTACCGAGGTGCTGGGAAAGCGCGAATCCTTTGCCGAGGTGCCGCTCGACGAGGCCACACACTATGCCGCAGAGGATGCGGAGCTCGCGATGGAGCTCAAGGAGATACTTTTCCCCGCGCTCGAGAAGCAGGGGCTCGGACGGCTCTACGACGAGATCGAGATGCCGCTCATCCCCGTGCTCGCCGATATGGAAGAGGCGGGAGTCAAGATCGACCGCGAGCGGCTCGAGGCATTGTCCGGAGAGCTCGACCGGCAGCTGGAGGCGCTCCAGGCGAAGATATTCGCGCTTGCGGGGTCATCCTTCAATATCAACTCCCCGCGCCAGCTCTGCAAGGTGCTCTTCGACGACCTCGGCCTCAAACCGACGCGGCGGACGAAGACAGGATACTCCACGAGTGTCGATGTCCTCGAGGAGCTGGCAAAGGTCCACGAGCTCCCCGGCGAGATCCTCAACTACCGCACGCTCTACAAATTGAAGACGACCTATGCCGATACCCTCCCGACCCTCATCAACGAGCGGACCGGACGGGTCCACACCTCCTTCAACCAGACCGTCACCGCCACCGGACGGCTCAGCAGCAGCGACCCCAACCTCCAGAACATACCGGTCCGCGGTGAGTGGGGAGCCCGGATCAGGGAAGCCTTCATTGCCGAAAAAGGCCATATGCTCATCTCGGCGGACTATTCGCAGATCGAGCTGCGGGTCCTCGCCCACATGAGCGGAGACGAAGGGCTGATCAGCGCCTTCAGGGAGGATATCGACATTCACGCGAGGACCGCGGCAGAGCTCTTCGGGGTTCCGCTCGATGCGGTCTCCGCCGAGATGCGGCGCATAGCCAAAACGGTGAACTTCGGCATCGTCTACGGCATCAGCGCCTTCGGCCTGTCGGAGTCGCTCGGCATCCCGCCGAAGCAGGCGGGCAGCTATATCGACCACTACTTCGACAAGCACCCCGGCGTCCGGCGGTTCATCGAGCAGACGATCGCGGCCGCCCGGCAGCAGGGATATGTCACGACCCTGCTGGGAAGGATGAGGCCGGTCCCTGAAATCACCAGCGCCAATGCGGCGATACGGCAGCAGGCGGAGCGGCTCGCGACCAACACCCCTGTCCAGGGCACCGCGGCAGACCTCATCAAGAAGGCGATGATTACCATCGCGCACCTGC containing:
- the lepB gene encoding signal peptidase I, yielding MNQKKLWEYTKAIGTALILALIIRAYVVQAFKIPSGSMIPTLLIGDHILVNKFIYGTTIPFTDNRVLVLAKPERGDIVVFKYPEDPSKDFIKRVVGVEGDVVEARNKAVFVNGKRVVEPYVQYTDASVRMGGMEPRDNFGPYLVPKGRIFVMGDNRDQSYDSRYWGYVDTKLLKGKAFIIYWSWDKIKSFPRFGRIGQLVH
- the lepA gene encoding translation elongation factor 4, which encodes MSKNIRNFSIIAHIDHGKSTLADRLLEYTGALSSREMMAQVLDSMDLERERGITIKAHAVRLSYTAEDGTPYILNLIDTPGHVDFSYEVSRSLASCEGSLLVVDATQGVEAQTLANTYLAVEHNHEIIPVINKIDLPGAEPERVKEQIEEAIGIDCSEAVLASAKEGIGTREILEAIVKKVPPPRGSDEAPLKALIFDSWFDNYQGVVVLVRIFEGVVRPGMKMRLMAAGKEYEITKVGVFTPKMTEAAELTAGEVGYIIAGIKTVGDTKIGDTITDANRPADKPLAGYKEIKPMVFSGLYPVETHQYEDLKGALEKLRLNDASFSYEPETSSALGFGFRCGFLGLLHMEIIKERLEREFGLSLITTAPTVVYRVTTADGSVLSVDNPSSLPDRFETIEEPYVKVTVFVPQTYVGQILELCQDKRGVQKEFSFISRDRIMVAYEIPLNEILWDFYDKLKSVSRGYASMDYEFIGYRESKLVKLDLLINGEPVDALSLIVHADRAYYKGRQIAERLREVIPRQLFEIAIQAAIGGKIIARESVKAMRKNVLAKCYGGDITRKRKLLEKQKEGKKRMKQIGRIEIPQEAFLSVLKVQE
- a CDS encoding adenylate/guanylate cyclase domain-containing protein, coding for MRNRRAVTGIALGITVLMVILSILKPAPLELLENKLLDARFRLRPSLVHSDAVVIAAIDEKSIARLGRWPWDRALLARLVRQLDWSGAAVIVSDVLLSEPEQNDPLLAEAMSEAGNVLLPVAFDFHRDSPSPAGERLASSSISVAGRELFAASSPISAKGVLMPVRELSGEAAGLGHITIVPDDDGAVRWELMAVEYNGGLYPSIDLSAAAFYLGIPPERIVVEATKGVRLGDRYIPTDRWGRTLINYHAPAQTFRRISIVDILDGASDPKLFQDRIVLIGATDAVGIHDLRATPLAPAAPGVEKHASVIASIIENKFLRQTSLHLDAALILLSGLLLALLLPRFRAAAAAGAAAGLLAALLAFTYYLFAYKGLWTPVAYPSLNVLLIFIGVITGNYAAEERSARRIRALFSSYVAERVVDELIKHPEAARVGGERREVTVLFADLRGFTGFAEKRPPEEVVALLNEHFGVLTNVVLKWEGTLDKFVGDALLAFWGAPLQQPDHAERALRCALEMAAALEALREKWRAEGKPPLACGIGMNTGEVVVGNIGAAERKMEYTVIGDHVNLASRVESLTGKYTAQIIITEFTLAKVRRALDEQRIAQVTVKGLDRVIVKGREQPVTIYEVIHHEHGTPSRVIEYGQEFTGALSV
- a CDS encoding 3',5'-cyclic-nucleotide phosphodiesterase, whose protein sequence is MKIRVLGCSGAELPGHNLSGFLLDGTILFDAGSAAAALDRRGQSKIGHIFITHAHLDHIRGIPFLADNITIERRRQQVAVISIPPVLRTIRKNLLNNALWPDFSTIPDHESAVLRYLPLTEGQAVAAGDFSITPYRVHHSVPAVGYLVEDRGKRRFFYTGDTGPTPATWKKLGDRPLHGLIIEVSFPNRMSELAVTTGHLSPLLLKEELGRLPHLPETIYITHLKPQLAGTIKKELDKLNLRNLRLLREGETITL
- a CDS encoding bifunctional 3,4-dihydroxy-2-butanone-4-phosphate synthase/GTP cyclohydrolase II: MEKHRFNTIEEALDDIAKGRMVILVDDEDRENEGDLCMAAEKVTPEAINFMAKYGRGLICLSLTPQRVEELKLPMMTDDNTSSFGTAFTVSIEAKKGVTTGISAQDRAITILTAINPKSGAEDIARPGHVFPLRAKPGGVLQRAGQTEGSVDLARLAGLTPAGVICEIMNDDGTMARVPQLMEFAKKHTMKIITVKDLIQYRMRTERFVRRVAEVQMPTKYGGEFKAVAYANDFDANVHIALVKGDISPEDKVLVRVHSECLTGDVFGSKRCDCGDQLHKAMEVMKHEGKGVILYMRQEGRGIGLANKLRAYELQDKGLDTVEANLKLGFKPDLRDYGIGAQILVDLGIRKMRLLTNNPKKIIGLEGYGLKVVERVPVECSPHDKNIVYLQTKKKKLGHMLENV
- a CDS encoding riboflavin synthase; the protein is MFTGLIIELGEVVALDRRDDSARLSIRGREVVKDAAIGDSIAINGVCLTVVTIDREVLSFDVSYETLKSTNLGVLKRGDRVNLEPSLKPDSKLGGHFVTGHVDGIGRVRSKTPLGNAVRVEIEAPENVVRYLVGKGSVAIDGISLTVVDVLKDAFTVVIIPHTASMTTIGIKSTGETVNLEPDILAKYVAKFLQIDTGKDASLMSALKRSGFI